One window of the Zea mays cultivar B73 chromosome 3, Zm-B73-REFERENCE-NAM-5.0, whole genome shotgun sequence genome contains the following:
- the LOC109939167 gene encoding protein BUD31 homolog 1: MPKIKTSRVKYPEGWELIEPTIRELDAKMREAENDPHDGKRKCEALWPIFRISHQRSRYIYDLYYRRKEISRELYEFCLDQSYADRNLIAKWKKPGYERLCCLRCIQTRDHNFATTCVCRVPKHLREEQVIECVHCGCRGCASGD; this comes from the exons ATGCCTAAGATAAAGACAAGTCGTGTCAAGTATCCTGAAGGATGGGAGCTTATTGAACCAACCATCCGTGAGTTGGATGCCAAAATGAGAGAAG CTGAAAATGATCCACATGATGGGAAGAGAAAGTGTGAAGCTCTCTGGCCTATTTTCCGTATTTCTCATCAAAGGAGCCGCTACATATATGATCTTTACTACAGAAGGAAGGAGATATCACGGGAGCTTTATGAGTTCTGCCTGGACCAGAGCTATGCAGATCGTAACCTGATCGCAAAGTGGAAAAAG CCAGGTTACGAGCGCCTTTGCTGCCTTCGGTGCATACAGACACGTGACCACAACTTTGCAACGACTTGTGTCTGCCGGGTCCCCAAGCATCTGAGGGAGGAGCAAGTGATAGAATGTGTCCATTGCGGCTGCAGGGGTTGTGCCAGCGGTGACTAA
- the LOC100278681 gene encoding uncharacterized protein LOC100278681, giving the protein MADSTAMTVDFLRARLLSERSVSRAAKERADELAKRVAELEEQVRAVTAQRRQAEWAAAEVLAVLESQGFGDHLSDGADDSDGSEVQDGEEEDGKSRGDTAGAAGEDGEGEPSAAKGEAEDALSGTTAQPGGLSWKGRSVSPRKARQLKQRHRRSFFYLLSSADPSPKYRVGQSCRKNKRRMELSNVSRSVATEEDGEGGGSQRGRQDGPDFTDDGEVGVDERSPGAGGGVGQYVIRYEKDGGEMARVLERQAELIGQYEEEENAQREWEKQYNENRNANKGDVEPKNNAKNVPSTNNPSAERLPNKESSNNSAVPRQDQTSDGDSGYSRDTRSPKRDTTVSAPSDGSPSSDTLNSKASGWSSSRFHDCTDRQLDDTPAPCSIADIESVLQALQRARISLSAKLSKPVPPSQVTLALPAPGDEHREYDDEDLPTDEGSYGDEKLSGSSPSCQEMLALPAPEDYHGHEREGSPLVSHVEKASTSSPPREEMLALPAPRDEYRNRKEAEDYMRIPAGIPGLFRLPVDSFPVDEKMFSGTACGSGFRLGLRAAAPTSGRCISVPTPPDLTVGSAPFLSGIPGLQSLSRGMPLADEDLFMQRGIDCTVSNMWML; this is encoded by the exons ATGGCCGACTCCACGGCCATGACCGTCGACTTCCTCCGTGCGCGGCTGCTCTCCGAGCGGTCCGTCTCCCGCGCCGCCAAGGAGCGCGCGGACGAGCTCGCCAAGAGG GTCGCGGAGCTGGAGGAGCAGGTCCGGGCGGTGACGGCGCAGAGGCGGCAGGCGGAGTGGGCGGCCGCCGAGGTGCTCGCCGTTCTGGAGTCCCAGGGCTTTGGCGACCATCTCTCGGATGGGGCCGACGACTCCGACGGCTCTGAAGTCCAGGACGGCGAGGAGGAGGACGGCAAGAGTCGCGGCGATACGGCCGGTGCCGCTGGCGAGGATGGTGAGGGGGAGCCATCGGCAGCCAAGGGCGAGGCGGAGGACGCGCTGTCCGGGACCACGGCCCAGCCCGGCGGGCTTTCGTGGAAAGGCCGCAGCGTGAGCCCGCGCAAGGCCAGGCAGCTCAAGCAGCGGCACAGGCGGAGCTTCTTCTACTTGCTCTCCTCCGCCGATCCCTCGCCCAAGTACCGAGTGGGGCAATCGTGCCGCAAGAACAAGAGGCGGATGGAGCTGAG CAATGTCAGCAGGTCGGTGGCAACGGAAGAAGACGGCGAGGGCGGGGGGAGTCAGAGAGGTCGGCAAGATGGGCCGGATTTTacggacgacggcgaggtgggtgTCGATGAGCGGAGTCCAGGGGCCGGTGGTGGTGTCGGCCAGTACGTGATCAGGTACGAGAAGGATGGTGGGGAGATGGCGAGGGTGCTGGAGAGGCAGGCCGAGCTGATAGGGCAGTACGAGGAAGAGGAGAACGCTCAGAGGGAGTGGGAGAAACAGTACAACGAGAACAGGAATGCAAATAAG GGTGATGTCGAGCCAAAGAATAATGCGAAAAACGTCCCCAGCACCAACAACCCGTCTGCTGAACGTCTGCCGAACAAAGAGAGCTCCAACAACAGCGCGGTCCCAAGGCAAGATCAAACATCAGACGGCGATTCAGGATACAGCAGGGACACTCGGTCTCCTAAGCGCGACACCACCGTCAGCGCACCATCAGATGGGAGCCCATCGAGTGACACCCTCAACAGCAAGGCGTCCGGCTGGAGCTCGTCACGGTTCCACGACTGCACGGACAGACAGCTTGATGACACACCGGCGCCATGCAGCATCGCGGACATAGAGAGTGTCCTGCAGGCGCTGCAACGCGCCAGGATATCCCTGAGCGCCAAGCTGAGCAAGCCAGTCCCCCCCAGCCAGGTGACGCTGGCGCTCCCGGCGCCCGGAGACGAGCACAGAGAGTACGACGACGAGGACCTGCCGACCGACGAAGGCTCGTACGGTGATGAAAAGCTGAGCGGCTCAAGTCCTTCCTGCCAGGAGATGCTGGCGCTCCCGGCACCGGAGGATTACCATGGCCATGAAAGGGAGGGCTCGCCGCTGGTTTCGCATGTAGAGAAAgcaagcacctcgagccctccacGCGAGGAAATGCTGGCGCTCCCCGCGCCAAGAGACGAGTACCGCAACCGCAAGGAGGCCGAGGATTACATGAGGATCCCCGCCGGCATTCCCGGTCTGTTCCGGCTGCCCGTAGACTCGTTTCCAGTGGATGAGAAGATGTTCTCAGGTACCGCCTGTGGTTCAGGGTTTCGTCTGGGACTGCGAGCAGCGGCGCCTACTTCTGGTAGGTGTATCAGCGTGCCAACACCACCAGATCTTACGGTTGGGAGTGCTCCTTTCCTTTCTGGAATTCCAGGACTTCAGAGTCTGAGCAGAGGAATGCCTCTTGCAGATGAAGATCTGTTCATGCAGCGGGGTATCGATTGCACCGTCTCTAATATGTGGATGCTGTAA
- the LOC100278681 gene encoding uncharacterized protein isoform X1 — MADSTAMTVDFLRARLLSERSVSRAAKERADELAKRVAELEEQVRAVTAQRRQAEWAAAEVLAVLESQGFGDHLSDGADDSDGSEVQDGEEEDGKSRGDTAGAAGEDGEGEPSAAKGEAEDALSGTTAQPGGLSWKGRSVSPRKARQLKQRHRRSFFYLLSSADPSPKYRVGQSCRKNKRRMELRSVATEEDGEGGGSQRGRQDGPDFTDDGEVGVDERSPGAGGGVGQYVIRYEKDGGEMARVLERQAELIGQYEEEENAQREWEKQYNENRNANKGDVEPKNNAKNVPSTNNPSAERLPNKESSNNSAVPRQDQTSDGDSGYSRDTRSPKRDTTVSAPSDGSPSSDTLNSKASGWSSSRFHDCTDRQLDDTPAPCSIADIESVLQALQRARISLSAKLSKPVPPSQVTLALPAPGDEHREYDDEDLPTDEGSYGDEKLSGSSPSCQEMLALPAPEDYHGHEREGSPLVSHVEKASTSSPPREEMLALPAPRDEYRNRKEAEDYMRIPAGIPGLFRLPVDSFPVDEKMFSGTACGSGFRLGLRAAAPTSGRCISVPTPPDLTVGSAPFLSGIPGLQSLSRGMPLADEDLFMQRGIDCTVSNMWML, encoded by the exons ATGGCCGACTCCACGGCCATGACCGTCGACTTCCTCCGTGCGCGGCTGCTCTCCGAGCGGTCCGTCTCCCGCGCCGCCAAGGAGCGCGCGGACGAGCTCGCCAAGAGG GTCGCGGAGCTGGAGGAGCAGGTCCGGGCGGTGACGGCGCAGAGGCGGCAGGCGGAGTGGGCGGCCGCCGAGGTGCTCGCCGTTCTGGAGTCCCAGGGCTTTGGCGACCATCTCTCGGATGGGGCCGACGACTCCGACGGCTCTGAAGTCCAGGACGGCGAGGAGGAGGACGGCAAGAGTCGCGGCGATACGGCCGGTGCCGCTGGCGAGGATGGTGAGGGGGAGCCATCGGCAGCCAAGGGCGAGGCGGAGGACGCGCTGTCCGGGACCACGGCCCAGCCCGGCGGGCTTTCGTGGAAAGGCCGCAGCGTGAGCCCGCGCAAGGCCAGGCAGCTCAAGCAGCGGCACAGGCGGAGCTTCTTCTACTTGCTCTCCTCCGCCGATCCCTCGCCCAAGTACCGAGTGGGGCAATCGTGCCGCAAGAACAAGAGGCGGATGGAGCTGAG GTCGGTGGCAACGGAAGAAGACGGCGAGGGCGGGGGGAGTCAGAGAGGTCGGCAAGATGGGCCGGATTTTacggacgacggcgaggtgggtgTCGATGAGCGGAGTCCAGGGGCCGGTGGTGGTGTCGGCCAGTACGTGATCAGGTACGAGAAGGATGGTGGGGAGATGGCGAGGGTGCTGGAGAGGCAGGCCGAGCTGATAGGGCAGTACGAGGAAGAGGAGAACGCTCAGAGGGAGTGGGAGAAACAGTACAACGAGAACAGGAATGCAAATAAG GGTGATGTCGAGCCAAAGAATAATGCGAAAAACGTCCCCAGCACCAACAACCCGTCTGCTGAACGTCTGCCGAACAAAGAGAGCTCCAACAACAGCGCGGTCCCAAGGCAAGATCAAACATCAGACGGCGATTCAGGATACAGCAGGGACACTCGGTCTCCTAAGCGCGACACCACCGTCAGCGCACCATCAGATGGGAGCCCATCGAGTGACACCCTCAACAGCAAGGCGTCCGGCTGGAGCTCGTCACGGTTCCACGACTGCACGGACAGACAGCTTGATGACACACCGGCGCCATGCAGCATCGCGGACATAGAGAGTGTCCTGCAGGCGCTGCAACGCGCCAGGATATCCCTGAGCGCCAAGCTGAGCAAGCCAGTCCCCCCCAGCCAGGTGACGCTGGCGCTCCCGGCGCCCGGAGACGAGCACAGAGAGTACGACGACGAGGACCTGCCGACCGACGAAGGCTCGTACGGTGATGAAAAGCTGAGCGGCTCAAGTCCTTCCTGCCAGGAGATGCTGGCGCTCCCGGCACCGGAGGATTACCATGGCCATGAAAGGGAGGGCTCGCCGCTGGTTTCGCATGTAGAGAAAgcaagcacctcgagccctccacGCGAGGAAATGCTGGCGCTCCCCGCGCCAAGAGACGAGTACCGCAACCGCAAGGAGGCCGAGGATTACATGAGGATCCCCGCCGGCATTCCCGGTCTGTTCCGGCTGCCCGTAGACTCGTTTCCAGTGGATGAGAAGATGTTCTCAGGTACCGCCTGTGGTTCAGGGTTTCGTCTGGGACTGCGAGCAGCGGCGCCTACTTCTGGTAGGTGTATCAGCGTGCCAACACCACCAGATCTTACGGTTGGGAGTGCTCCTTTCCTTTCTGGAATTCCAGGACTTCAGAGTCTGAGCAGAGGAATGCCTCTTGCAGATGAAGATCTGTTCATGCAGCGGGGTATCGATTGCACCGTCTCTAATATGTGGATGCTGTAA